One region of Syntrophobacter fumaroxidans MPOB genomic DNA includes:
- a CDS encoding ArnT family glycosyltransferase, which translates to MKLMPSRACGFLFPAILLCASFLFLYRLDHRPLWQDEAETACLAGSVLEHGVPLAFDGKNFISQEEGREFGSDTLWRWSPWLQIYIAAGAFRVGGFTTEAGRFPCALAGLACVAMVFLLIRRRFEDPAWALVAALILATSVVFILFSRQCRYYSMGALLATVSVHAFLGDWQSRWKPAATLVLALCLLFYANYLLFFCYAGSAGLAAILVYRNRLPLVRVSMLACATALLLLPGVFLFRLGQQSGMLDFTLIFGSLGRYFSDCFQFIVPLPLVLVLLWKWRDAVLKRRLPEDPGERFALFLALIILFNVTVMLAVPQQEHRYLLHLYPLAAMLLAWVIRKLWNRQKFAAVLLGLMLAFTNWLHILPMDWLGIVNRPWQNGPTMLTSPNIPLRLFLTELFSDYPDVNGSLIAFFNAHARPGDTILTTYGDLPLQFYTGCRVIGGLQGPALLRGKTPDWVVKRHYTRRNRELMLNASESAALEYIGRSLEYEAITLPCPDEMYGNRADPYYHRFIPEREPYQHLVVYRRKVTGDEGSPP; encoded by the coding sequence ATGAAGCTAATGCCATCCCGCGCTTGCGGCTTCCTTTTCCCGGCGATACTTCTGTGTGCTTCCTTCCTGTTCCTGTACCGGCTCGACCATCGTCCCCTTTGGCAGGATGAGGCGGAAACGGCCTGCCTTGCCGGAAGCGTGCTCGAACACGGCGTACCCCTCGCCTTCGACGGCAAGAACTTCATCTCCCAGGAAGAAGGGCGGGAGTTCGGCTCGGACACGCTGTGGCGATGGTCGCCCTGGCTTCAGATATACATCGCGGCAGGCGCCTTCCGGGTGGGGGGCTTCACCACGGAAGCGGGGCGCTTCCCGTGCGCTCTGGCCGGTCTGGCTTGTGTGGCCATGGTTTTCCTGCTGATCCGCAGGCGCTTCGAGGATCCCGCCTGGGCACTCGTTGCCGCCCTGATCCTGGCCACTTCCGTCGTGTTCATCCTCTTTTCCAGGCAATGCCGGTATTACAGCATGGGCGCATTGTTGGCCACGGTTTCGGTGCACGCTTTCCTCGGAGACTGGCAGTCCCGCTGGAAGCCGGCCGCGACGCTGGTGCTGGCCTTATGTCTCCTGTTCTATGCCAACTATCTGCTGTTCTTTTGTTACGCCGGCTCCGCGGGGCTTGCAGCCATCCTCGTTTATCGAAACCGGCTGCCGCTCGTCAGGGTGTCCATGCTCGCTTGTGCAACGGCGCTCCTGCTGCTGCCGGGAGTATTCCTGTTCAGGCTCGGGCAGCAGTCGGGAATGCTGGATTTCACCCTGATCTTCGGCTCCCTCGGACGGTATTTTTCCGACTGCTTCCAGTTCATCGTTCCCCTGCCGCTCGTCCTGGTCCTGCTCTGGAAATGGAGGGACGCGGTTCTCAAAAGGAGGCTTCCCGAAGACCCGGGCGAACGCTTCGCCCTTTTCCTTGCCTTGATCATCCTGTTCAATGTTACGGTCATGCTCGCCGTTCCCCAACAGGAACACCGCTACCTGCTGCACTTGTACCCCCTGGCCGCGATGTTGCTCGCCTGGGTGATCCGCAAGCTGTGGAACCGTCAAAAATTTGCCGCCGTGCTGCTGGGACTGATGCTTGCGTTCACCAACTGGCTTCACATTCTCCCGATGGACTGGCTGGGCATCGTCAATCGTCCGTGGCAAAACGGCCCGACCATGCTCACCTCCCCCAACATTCCTCTCAGGCTTTTCCTGACCGAGCTCTTCTCGGATTATCCCGACGTGAACGGGAGCCTGATCGCATTTTTCAACGCCCACGCCCGCCCTGGAGACACCATTCTGACCACTTACGGGGATTTGCCCCTGCAGTTCTACACCGGCTGCCGGGTCATCGGCGGCCTCCAGGGCCCAGCGCTGCTCCGGGGGAAGACGCCCGACTGGGTCGTCAAGAGGCACTACACCCGAAGGAACCGGGAGCTGATGCTCAACGCGTCGGAGAGCGCCGCCCTGGAGTATATTGGCCGAAGCCTGGAATACGAAGCGATAACGCTGCCTTGCCCGGACGAGATGTACGGAAACAGGG